The sequence below is a genomic window from Tenacibaculum tangerinum.
TATTAGTTCTTTCGTCGAGACCCATCCATTTGAGTCTAATGCTAACCCAATTTTTTCAGGTTGATGTCTTAATATCAAACTTAAAAATTTACTAATTCTTTTGATGTCTTTTTCTTTCATAATTTTAATCTTAGGTTGATAGTCAAGGGTTTAGTTTTTAGAGTCTTGCCTCGAGAGGTGGTTTGTTATTTTATTCAAAATCGTAAACGGTTGTTGTTACATTTTTATCGGTTAATTCTTTCATAATTAAAGGTGCTATGTTGTTCCAAGTACCACCAGCTAACCCACAACCAATTCTTGGCATGTGCACGGAAGCGTTTAACTCTATTGCTTTATGGTAAACTTTTTCCAATCCTAGTTGTATAGCGTTATAGCGTATTGGTGGTTTTCCGTTTTCATCTTTCCTGATTTTATGTTGACCGATGATATTAGCAACCCAAAGTTCTTTTTCTACCTGAACAAATTGAACCTCACCTAAATGAAAGTTTTCTTGTGAGGCATGCCAATTACGATAAGCTTGTTCAGGAGTTTTCCAGCGTTTAGATATAGCCATTACAAAGCCTTTTCCCCAACCCCCTATATCATTACAAACATGAACAATAATTTTATTACCATTCTGTTTGGGTTGTGTGGCATCTCCTTTTATATAATTTATGTTATTCATTACTTAATAGTTTTTTATAAATAGTATGGTTTTCTTCATCAAAACAAACAAAATTTACCTCTTCTAAAATGGGGTTGTTTTGTACTGTTATAATGGCAATTTCAGCGGCTACTTGCTTAGGAAAACGATAAATTCCGGTGCTAATGTTTGGAAAGGCAATAGATGTTAAACCATTTTCCTTCGCAAGTAACATACTGTTCTGATAACAGTTTGCTAATAATTCTTTTTCTTTTTCATTGTTTTTCCCAATTTGGTAGACAGGACCAACTGTGTGTATTACTTTTTTAGCGGGTAAATTTCCTGCTGTGGAGATGACTACTTCTCCTACCTTACAGGAACCTTGCTTATTTCTGATGTGTTGACAGGCTTCTAAAATAGCAGGACCACCGGCTCTGTGTATAGCCCCATCGACTCCACTACCTCCCAATAAGCTTGAATTCGCCGCATTGACAATAGCGTCTACTTTGAATTTGGTGATATCTCCTTTTATAAGGTTAATTTTCATGACTGTATTTTTTTGCGAATTGTTGATTTAAAAGAATAATGTCTTCTTTTTTCGCCAACGATTCTATCCATTCTTTTGGAATGCTTTCTATACCGTAATGCATACCTGCAATGGCACCAACTACAGTTGCGGTAGTATCTGTGTCATTTCCTAAATTCACTGCTTTTAAAACGACTTCTTTATAACTAGAAGAAGTTAATAAACACCATAAAGAAGCTTCTAAAGTATGCACTACATATCCTCCAGATTGAATCTCGTCTTCTTTAAGATTTTGTATGTCGTGGCTTAGAATTCTCGAAAAGTATTTTTGTTCATACTCAGATATTTTTCTCTCCTTTAAAAACTTTGTAACTTCAATTTTCATTTTTTTATATGAGACTTGAATAGTTTCTCCTTTTAAAATGTATTCTCCAAACTTTAAATAGATTAGGCATGCTATGGCGGCTCTAATATGAGGATGTGTTAAAGATGAAACGTGCCAAATAATATCGAACTGTTCATGTATGCTTTTATTCTTTATGAAAAAAAGTAGGGGAATAATTCTCATTAAAGAACCATTGCCATTTGTGTATTCATCGTCAGAGTACTTTAAAAGCTCTAACTCTTTATAATCTTTTTTATTGATGATATCAATAAGTTGCTCAATGGCTTTTCTTGTTTGGATTCCAATATCGAAAACACTTCCATGTGGAGTCCATATTTCTGCATTCATCCATTGGATAAATTTTGATGAGATATCTTTTAAATCATAACCATTACATAAACTTTCAGCCAAACAGAAGGTTAGTGAACTATCATCAGACCAAGTTCCTTTGGGTTGATAGTGCGTACCAAAAGCTCTCATGTCTTTAACAGGATTGAGTTTTAGAGTCTCTCTATCTTTAAATTCAACAGGAACACCTAAAGCATCGGCAATTGCCAGTCCTAGAAATGTTGCAGTGATAGTGTTATTATCATAACTCATGGGTCGTTATTTTTAGTTTTTTATTCACTTCTTTATTAGATGACATATAAGGCTTTTCATCAGGAATCATTAAAAGATCCAACCGTTTGTTTAAAACGTGTTGGTGTTGTTCTTTTACAAAACTTGAAATATCTTCTATTTCCAGAATATCTTCCGTTGCGTACTGAATAATTTCTTTATTTCTAATACCTATTTGTATGGCTCTTCTTTCCAATTTAGTTCCATACGGGTCGTGATCGGGGTCCCATTGCAAACGAATGTCAGAATTTTTAACATCTTTTTGCCAAGCATCCCAATTTTCATACATGTCTTTTTGAAAACTGGAATACACAGCTTGGTTTAAGTAGCGTTCAAAAGCCCTTCTTTTTAAATGGATTGCCAAAACGACTTCTTGTTCCTCTTTTGTTCCCCATCCATTTCTGTACATCATCCATAAAAAGTTGGGTTTTATCCAAGTCATTCTAGTGTATTTAAAAGGACCTCCAAAGTATTGGTTGTTCATAGCAAAATTCCCAATAGCCGGACGGTACGATTGATAAACAATCACTTTTTCTTCATCATATTGCGCCATGATGTGCTGCCCTTTTTCAGGCCATTTTTTTAATTGTTCTTTATATAGCGTGGTTTTTAGTTTCATTTTCTTAATAATTCTTCTAAAGGTATCTGCACACAATGTGCATTTTCAATTGTTTTAAAACTATCGGTGGTAAAAATTTTAGTAAACTGCTTTTCTAATTCTGTAAAACCTTTGCTAAAAATTCCATGGCTTACTGTTAGATACAAGTTGCCAGCGTTTTTGGCTTTTAAGGCTTTGGCTAAGCCTAAAAAAGTACCTCCACCATCGCAAATATCATCTACAATCAAACAATCTTTTCCTTGCAAATCGTCTGCATATACTTTAAAGCCTGTGAGTTGTCCTGTTGTTACGTTTCTACTTTTTGAGCATTCAACGACTTCATGCTTTTGTAGATAGTTGGCTACTTTGTATATCTTTTTTAAAGCGCCACCATCGGGAGCAATCAGTACAACATCTTCAGAAAGTTGTTGCGTAACTTTTTTTATGAAGCTATGATTGTTAATGACCTTGCAGTTATTCAATAGGGCAGGGGCAACCTCTGAATGTGGATCGAAAATGGTTACCGATGCGTACTGCTGTGCATTCATTAATTCCGTATATACTTTTACCGATAAGGGTTCTCCTGAAACCATCAATCGGTCTTGGCGTGCCGCTGGAAAATAAGGGAGTACTACATGTAATGTTTTTACGTCCATGTTTCTGAGTGCGTTGGTAGCTAAAAATAGCATACCCATATCATGAAACGATTGAATACGATGGGTAATGGTTACTTCATGGGTGTTTTTTAGATCGGTACTGATTTTTATATGAGGTTCGCCTCCTGAAAAAGTAAAAGAAGTAAATTCAATCGTATTTTCTGTGCCGTAAGGAGTGAATTGTGAATCTAAATTTAAAAGCATATTGCGTAATTTTAACGCAAATATAAAAAATATTTAGAGTTGTAAAAATATTTTTGTGTTTTTTTTACGCAAACTTTATTTCGAAGTGGAATCCGCTTTCTTCTAGCTCTTTATATTTTTGAGCATTGAACTTGAAAAGCTTCGCAGGTCTGCCGCTAGAAGGTTGGTGAATTTTGTTTGTTTCAGTGAGTATTCCAAAACTTAGAATTTTCTTTCTAAAGTTTCTACGATCAATTTTTTGATTTAAAATGGTTTGATACAAATTTTCTAAATCAGAAAAAGGAAATTCATTGTTCAACAGTTCAAAACCAATGGGTTGATAATTGATTTTGTTTTGGAGTCTTTTTAATCCGGTATCTAAAATTGTCGCATGGTCGAATGCCAGTTCAGGGAGTTTATGAATAGGAAACCACTGTACTTCATCGGCATCTGTGTTGGCACTTATTTTAAAATGATTCGGACTTACGAGTCCAAAATAGGTTACAGCAACGACTCTGTTTCTGGGGTCTCTTCCTGGTGTTCCAAAAGTGTATAATTGTTCTAGATAATCGATAGTTACTCCTGTTTCTTCTCGCAATTCTCTCTCAACGGCATCTTCGAGAGATTCATTTTCTAAAACCAGTCCACCAGGTAGCGCCCAACTTCCTTTAAAGGGATTTACACCTCTTTTTATAAGTAAAACAGAAAGTTCTTTTTGTTGGTAGCCAAAAACAACAGCATCTACGGCAACTTTTATGTTTTGTGATATCTTCATTTAGTGTTGATTTTACACAAAATTACAAAAGTTTTAAAAATAAATGGTTCTATTTTTTTATTTGTATAATTCGGTTTAAAGAGTATTATTTTACTTGTGCTGTAAGATTTGAGTTCATGAGTACTAGTGTAAAACTGAAGATGATTTTATTATGAACGTTAACAGGTTAATTACCTACAAACCTTGCAATCTTCTTTGTCTTTTATTTCGCCTACCAACTTTCCCTCTTCATTTAAAACAAAGCCACAGCAATTTATAAAGCCTTGGGCAATTAATTTTCGCGCACGTTGTATTTGCGATTTTGTGGTAGGCAAAGTTTGCTGTAAGTGGTTCGCAACTTCTTGTTGTTTTAGTCCTTTTATGTCTGATAAAAAAAGGGGGTCTCTATATTTCTTGGGTAGGTTTTTTAAGATTGCATGAAGGCAATCTTTTTCGGTATGTGTACACTCTTCAATTTCTGTTTGGGTTTCAAAAGCGTGTAGTTCTAATGGTTGATTTGTTTGCCTAAAGTAATTTATTACGGTATGGCGTGCAATTGAAAAAATCCATGGTTTTAGCTTGGTGCTGTCTTTGAGTGTATGGAGTTTGGTGTGAATTTTTATAAATGTTTCTTGCAAGAGGTCGTCGGCAATAGTTGTGTCTTTTACTTTGCTTAAAATAAAATACTTTATATCGTCAGCATGTTTTGTCCAAACTCGTTGCGTTGTCATCGAGATTCTTATTAAAAAAACAGAAATTACTCTTATAAAGTTACGAATAATTTCTGTTTTAGTTAATTTCTTAACAATTACAATTGCTGCATGTACAGTTTTCACAAGTACAATTTGAGCAGTCGCCTGTTTTACATGCTTCACAGGTACAGGTACATTGATTTTTCATAATATTTGTTTTAAAAGGTTTGTATAGTAGACAAAAAAAAGTGTAAAAAGATGCATTGTAATCATAATTTTACACTTAATAGTTTGACTTATAATGGATTGACTTGAAATTATTCAATAATTTTTTTAAATTCCAAATATGTTTGCATCAGGGTAGGTTATTTTACTTTTTCTCCATTTACAAAAGTTGCTAAGACCTTTGTAGTTGGAATTTCTTTTCCGTCGATTGTCATAATGTCTTTGTCTAACATAATAAAATCGGCAACTTTACCAACTTCGATACTTCCTTTTTCGTTTTCTTCAAAATTTGAATAGGCATTCCATATCGTCATTCCTTTTAAAGCATCTTCTCTCGAGAGTGCGTTTTCTGTTTGATATCCATTTGCTGGATATCCTTTTAAATCTTTTCGAATAGTTGCCGCATAGAAGGTATAGAGAGGGTTGACACTTTCTACAGGAAAATCGGTACCCAAAGCTACTTTTCCGTATTGTTGTAACAAATCGTTATAAGCGTAGGCTCCTTTAATTCTTTCTGAACCAACACGATCTTCTGCCCAATACATATCGGAAGTGGCATGTGTGGGTTGAATCGAAGGAAGTACATTTTTAAAGAGGTCGAAATCGTTTGCATCAACAATTTGGGCATGTTCGATGCGCCAACGTCTGTCTTTTTTGTTCTTTAACACCTTGTGATACGTTTTAAGCATTACATAATTAGCTGAATCGCCAATAGCATGTGTGTTCATTTGATAGTTAGATGCGGCTATTCTTTTAGCGAGTTCTTGTAAGTTATCATACGAGTTTACCAAGGCACCAAAATGTCCTTTTTTATCGGCATATTCATCTTTTAAAGCAGCTCCTCTTGAACCTAAGGCGCCATCGGCATATACTTTAACAGAACGAACGTGTAGTCTGTCGGTTTTTATAATGCCTTTATTAAGGTAATAGTCAAGGTTTTTTTGATTGTTTGAAATCATGGCATATACACGCATTTTTAAATCGCCAGCTTGTTGTAAACTATCAATTAACTCAATTACCTCTTTATTTAATCCAGCATCGTCAACAGTAGTTAATCCTAAGTCGAAGCAGGTTTTTTCAGCATCTTTTAATGCCTGAATTTGTGCTGTTTTGGAGGGTTTGGGTACGTTGATAAAATTCATGGCATTATCTATGAGTACCCCTGTAAGTTCTCCGTCTTTATTCAGAAATTCTCCTCCTTCAATTTTTGAGTCCGATGTAATTCCTGCTAAATCAATAGCTGCTTGATTGACTAACATAGCATGTCCGTCAATTCTTCTAATCGCAACAGGTGTATCAGGAAAAATGCTGTCTAACTTTTCTTTGGTTGGAAATTCTTTAATCTCCCAATCGTTTTGATCCCAACCACGACCTGTAATGTAGTTGGTATTTTTTTCTTTTTGAAAACTAACCAAACGCTGTAGAACTTCGTCGTAGCTTTTAGTTCCCACCAAGTCTACTTTTTGCTGTTGCAATCCGAGTCCGTAAAAATGGCAATGAGCATCGATAAATCCTGGGTATATGGGCTTATTCTTAGCATCAATAATGTTTGATGCCATGTATTTTTCTTGTATTTCTTCATTGCTTCCTACCGCCACAAATGTTCCGTCTTTTACCGCAAAGCTTGTTACTTTGTCAAAATTAGAATTAACGGTGTATACATTGGCGTTTATTACAATAGCATCTACTTTTTCTTTTGGGTTGCATGAAAATAGTATGCTAAAAGCGAATAGGTATAATAGTGTTTTTTTCATGGTTTTGTTTCTTTTTTTTAACGAACTATTGTTGCTTTTTGTAAATAAACCAAGCCCAAGTGATGAATAATAATTGAAATATAATTCTAATATACGCTGCTGTTTTTGAACCTATTGCTGGAAATTCTTTTAAAGCATCCCAAATATGAATGGGCAAAAAAGCAATCATTAATAAGAAAATACCATAGGCTGATTTTTTCTCATACCCTTTAATAAATAGACCTAAACCTAATAATAATTCGATCGCTCCGAAAATATAATTAACCGCTAGTTTTGGTAAAAAATCGGGAATAAACCCGTTGTAAAACTCAGGTTTATAAAAGTGGTTGAATCCGCCAAAGATTAAAAATACGGCAAAGGCAACTTTTAAAAGTAGTACAAGATATTTCATAATTAAGGTTTTAAGGTTGGTTTCTGTAAGTGAGTCTTATCCTCTTTTTTGTTTTGTTCAATTTTTTTAGATAAATAATTATTAAAAATACTGTATAAGAAAACTAAGACGAGAACAATAAATAAATTAGGAATGATTTTTCTTAAAGTAAGTTTTTCTTTCGTGAGTCCTTCTTCATGTTTTCTTTTTGTTTTAAAATATTCTTTGTTCAAGTTGTTACTCACCTTGTGTTAGATTTTAATGCTTTAAAGTTTCATCATTGTATAAATACTTATCCATTAAATATACGATACTAGCCATAGATGCACTACCCAATTCTAACTCACGTTTATTCACCTTGTCAAAGGTATCAGTTGCAGCATGGTGATAGTCAAAATAACGTTGAGAATCTGGGCGATAACCTACCAAAGTAACGTGGTCGTCTTTTAACGGACCAATGTCGGCTCCACTTCCTCCAGCAGCAATGTCGTGTAATCCGTAAGGAGCGAGCAGTTTCTTCCAATTTTTTACTAATTGTAAATTTTTGTCATTTGCATCGATAGAGAAACCTCTTGGCGTATGACCTCCAGCATCCGATTCTAAGGCTCCGATATGCAATTCTCCATTTTCTTTTGCCAAACGTGCGTATTCAGTAGCTCCACGCAAACCGTTTTCTTCATTCATAAAAAATACAATTCGAATGGTGTTTTTGGGTTGGATGTTATTTTTCTTTAATAAATAAGCAACTTCTAACGATTGTACGATGCCCGTACCATCATCGTGAGCGCCATCGCCTAAATCCCACGAGTCTAAATGTCCGCCGATGACCATAATTTTATCAGGAAATTCACTTCCTTTTATTTCTCCTACGACATTGTGTGAAGGAGCGTCGGGCAAATTTTTACAGCTTTGTTTAAAGTAGAATTGCAGGTTTGGTTTTTCTTGTAAGTGTTTGCTTAAGTTTTCGGCAGCGCGTGAACTAATTGCAGCAGCAGGAATGTACTCTTCTTTAGGAATATCGAGATATCCCATAGATCCAGTGTGTGGATAATCGTCAATTCCATTGGTCATAGAACGTACAATTACTCCTTTTGCCCCAAACTTACCCACGGTTGCAGCACCAGCAAATCGCTGTGCTACACAACCACCGTAAGCACGAAATGTGTTGATGAGTGTATTGTCAAAAGCGCCGTTAAAGAATACAATTTTTCCGTTGGCTTTATCGCCTAGGTTTTTGGCTTCTTCGATATTTTTAACTTCAATAACTTCTGCTGTTATTCCGTTAGCGGGGGTGGCAATAGAGCCTCCCAACGCACAAATAGGCACGATTATTTTTTTTCCTTCAAATTCATAATGTGCCTTTTCTTTTTCTCCACGAACCCAATGGGGCACCATTATAGGTTGTAGCCAAACAGAGTCTAAGCCCACTTCTTTCATAAGTTTTTCTCCCCAAACGACTGCTTTTTCCGCTCCTTCAGATCCCGACAAACGGCTTCCAATGTTTTGGGTTAAATCACGCAACCACTCGTACGATTTACCTTCGGTAAGTGCGGTGTTGAAAAGTTTTTTTATTTCTACAGAGTCTTGTTTGTAGCTGGCTTCTATTTGGGTTTTTGAAGCAGTTACAACTTTTTTGTTTTCTGTTTTACAAGCAAAAAAAACAATGCTTGTAAGTAATAAAAAGAGTAGTTTTTTCATGTAATTATATCGTTTATGGCTATAAAGCTACATAAAATTGTGGGTAAAAAAAGGCTATTCTGTTTTTGTATTAGCATATTTCGTTATAAAAGTGTAATTTTGAGATAGTAAAAAAAGCTATAAATCTCATGTATTACTTAAAGAATTTAAAATTGAAGAATATACTATTCTGTGTAGGGATGGTTGTGTTTACATCCTCTGTTTTTGCACAAAAAAATGCTAAAGTTTGGGAAGCACTTTTAAAAAATAATCGAGTAGAAGCTCTTAAGTTAGTTGAAAAATTAGAGGTTACCAATGATTTGGAGAATTTAATTTTAAGCGAAGTGGTAAGAGTAGAGAATGGAATGACGAAAAGAGATCCTAAATTTTTAAAAGAGATTACCAATTATAAGCACTTTGAAAATTATATGTTTTCTCATTGGACACAGCCCTATTTTTTTACAGAATATTTAGATAAGGGTTTCAATGCTGCTGAGGTAGAAAATATACTAGTGTTAGATGCAGAAAAAGTGCCAAATACAACTATAAAAAGTGGACTTAAATATATTCAGGCAATAGGGAAACGATATATTCGTGAATGGGATGAATACAATGCCCAAATGCAAAAAATTAATGCCGTAACCGATTGGGAATTTTGTGGTGTTTTTGAAAACCTAAATTCGAGTGGTATAGACATGCCTTATCCGCCAGAAGGAGAGGTTTCTGATGAGGTGATTTTTGATGCTCAAAGCAATGGAGATGCCAAGTGGTATAAATCAAAAGCAAGTAATGAGGTGTATAATTTTTTTACCAATCATTCTGAGTATGGTACGGGAGTTCATTATGCACAAACATTTATTGTTTCTCCAATAGAACAACGTATTCAATTAAAGCTTGGCAAAAAAGGATTGACTCGCGTGTGGTTAAACGATGTGCTGATATTAGAAGATGATGAAAATTATTTCACAGAGTTAGACGCTTTTACGGTAGAGGTTACTCTTCAAAAAGGAATTAATAGAGTTTTGTTAAAACAAGCGACAAAAAGTGGTGTTCCGTATTTTATTGTACGTTTAGAAGATGTTAAAAATCAGCCATTAACAAACTATACAATTTCATTTGATGATAGAAATTATGTAAAATGTACTGCAAATCAACTAAACCCTAAACCTGTGAATCACAGTGTAGAGGTGTTTTTTAAAAATAAGCTTAGTTCAAAAGAAGCAGACGTTAACTTAACAACATACTCTTTGTTTAATACGTATTATAGAAACGGTAAGATTAATGAAGCATTGGCCTTGGCAAATGAATGGGCAGCTAAGTATCCAGAAAGTTCTCTTATTAAATTATGCCAGCTTAGATGTTATCAACTTATAGGAGAAAATACTTCTATGGAAAAGATAAAAAATAACATGAAGTTAAAAGACCCTTCTTATTATATGTCTTACATGTATGAATATGAAAATTTTAAAGAGTTGGCAAAGTTAGATATTGAAGCCTATGAAGCTAAAATGAAAGAAATAGCTAATTCTGTTGATTATTCTTATATGAAAACTGCTTCTGACCTGTTAATTTACATGAGAAGAAATGATAAAAATAAGATCAGAAATATATTGGATAAGTTTTTAGAAGATGAAACCATACCGTCTAAGGTAAAACCTATTTTTGCAGGGTTTTATGCTTCTGTTTTTGAAGATGCTGAAGCTACTATAAAGGTGTTGGAGAAGTTTCATAAAGCTGAATTTAATACACAAATTCTTAACAATCTAGTCTATTATTATAAGAAACAGAATAGAATGGAAGATGCTTTAAATTTGTATTTAGACGAATTGAAGCGATTTGATTTTGATAACGATTTTCAATATTGGGTAATTAATTTATTACATGATACTAGCCAGTATAAAAGATCGCTACCGTATATTGAAAAAGCCTTAGAGAATTATCCTAATTCTTACTTGTTTACCAAATTAAAAGGAGATGTTTATGAGCAGCTAGGAAAAAAACAAGAGGCAGTAAAATTGTATGAGAAGGCGTTGAGTAGAAGTACTTCTCAAAACAAATTACGTGAAAAAATTAACGATCTTAAGAAAATTGAAAATCCGTTAAATGAGTTCGATTTAAAAGATCCGTATGCCTATATTAAAGAAAATAGAAAAACGGTAAAGGATAATAATTACGGACTTAATACATTGTTAGAGCAAACTAATGTATTGGGGTATGAAAGAGGAGGTGCAGAGTACCACACTACACTTATATATGAAATCACCTCACAGAATGGGATCGATATTTTTAAAGAGTACGATTTAGGATTGTCGGGGTATTATATGATAACCAAATCTGAAATTGTAAAACCTTCTGGAGAAACGATTCCTGCTGATAAAAATGGTTCTAATTTAGTGTTTCATGATTTGGCTATTGGCGATGTTGTTTATATTCATTACGAAGCTAAGTACTCTAGCAATGGTAGGTTTTATAAAGATCATGTGTTAACGCGTAGTTTTCCTGGCTACCATCCAGTAGTAAAAAATGTATATCGTTATTTAACGCCTGAAAAAGAAGTAACGCATGTTATTAAGAACGGAGAACTCAAGTACTCGAAGGTAAAAAGAGGAGATTATTACGTACATCAATGGGAAATTTCTGATGCTAAAGGTATTCCAGTGGCAGAAGATTATATGCCAGAATATAACGATGTTGTAACTCGACTGCATATTAGCTCTATTAAAGATTGGAATGCCATTGCTACTTGGTATTCAGATATTGTAAGAAAGCAGTTAAGAACAGATCAAATTGTAAAAGATACCTATCAAAAAATTTTTCCGAAAGGACATAAACAACTTACTGAAACAGAAAGAGCAAAAAAGATTTATTATTACATAACCGATACTCTGAATTATAGCCATGTAAGTTTTAGACAAGGCGGATATGTTCCGCAAAAACCGTCTAAAACTATCACAACTAAATTAGGAGATTGTAAAGATTTTTCATCACTATTTTTAGTTTTAGGAAAGTTGGCAGATTTAGATACTAGAATGGTATTGATTCTTACATCAGACTATGGTAAAGATGAATTGATTTTACCTAGCACCGATTTTAATCATTGTATTGTAAAGGT
It includes:
- a CDS encoding macro domain-containing protein, whose amino-acid sequence is MNNINYIKGDATQPKQNGNKIIVHVCNDIGGWGKGFVMAISKRWKTPEQAYRNWHASQENFHLGEVQFVQVEKELWVANIIGQHKIRKDENGKPPIRYNAIQLGLEKVYHKAIELNASVHMPRIGCGLAGGTWNNIAPLIMKELTDKNVTTTVYDFE
- a CDS encoding O-acetyl-ADP-ribose deacetylase, encoding MKINLIKGDITKFKVDAIVNAANSSLLGGSGVDGAIHRAGGPAILEACQHIRNKQGSCKVGEVVISTAGNLPAKKVIHTVGPVYQIGKNNEKEKELLANCYQNSMLLAKENGLTSIAFPNISTGIYRFPKQVAAEIAIITVQNNPILEEVNFVCFDEENHTIYKKLLSNE
- a CDS encoding ADP-ribosylglycohydrolase family protein — its product is MSYDNNTITATFLGLAIADALGVPVEFKDRETLKLNPVKDMRAFGTHYQPKGTWSDDSSLTFCLAESLCNGYDLKDISSKFIQWMNAEIWTPHGSVFDIGIQTRKAIEQLIDIINKKDYKELELLKYSDDEYTNGNGSLMRIIPLLFFIKNKSIHEQFDIIWHVSSLTHPHIRAAIACLIYLKFGEYILKGETIQVSYKKMKIEVTKFLKERKISEYEQKYFSRILSHDIQNLKEDEIQSGGYVVHTLEASLWCLLTSSSYKEVVLKAVNLGNDTDTTATVVGAIAGMHYGIESIPKEWIESLAKKEDIILLNQQFAKKYSHEN
- a CDS encoding DUF4291 domain-containing protein codes for the protein MKLKTTLYKEQLKKWPEKGQHIMAQYDEEKVIVYQSYRPAIGNFAMNNQYFGGPFKYTRMTWIKPNFLWMMYRNGWGTKEEQEVVLAIHLKRRAFERYLNQAVYSSFQKDMYENWDAWQKDVKNSDIRLQWDPDHDPYGTKLERRAIQIGIRNKEIIQYATEDILEIEDISSFVKEQHQHVLNKRLDLLMIPDEKPYMSSNKEVNKKLKITTHEL
- the prs gene encoding ribose-phosphate diphosphokinase, giving the protein MLLNLDSQFTPYGTENTIEFTSFTFSGGEPHIKISTDLKNTHEVTITHRIQSFHDMGMLFLATNALRNMDVKTLHVVLPYFPAARQDRLMVSGEPLSVKVYTELMNAQQYASVTIFDPHSEVAPALLNNCKVINNHSFIKKVTQQLSEDVVLIAPDGGALKKIYKVANYLQKHEVVECSKSRNVTTGQLTGFKVYADDLQGKDCLIVDDICDGGGTFLGLAKALKAKNAGNLYLTVSHGIFSKGFTELEKQFTKIFTTDSFKTIENAHCVQIPLEELLRK
- a CDS encoding NUDIX domain-containing protein, which produces MKISQNIKVAVDAVVFGYQQKELSVLLIKRGVNPFKGSWALPGGLVLENESLEDAVERELREETGVTIDYLEQLYTFGTPGRDPRNRVVAVTYFGLVSPNHFKISANTDADEVQWFPIHKLPELAFDHATILDTGLKRLQNKINYQPIGFELLNNEFPFSDLENLYQTILNQKIDRRNFRKKILSFGILTETNKIHQPSSGRPAKLFKFNAQKYKELEESGFHFEIKFA
- a CDS encoding sigma-70 family RNA polymerase sigma factor — its product is MTTQRVWTKHADDIKYFILSKVKDTTIADDLLQETFIKIHTKLHTLKDSTKLKPWIFSIARHTVINYFRQTNQPLELHAFETQTEIEECTHTEKDCLHAILKNLPKKYRDPLFLSDIKGLKQQEVANHLQQTLPTTKSQIQRARKLIAQGFINCCGFVLNEEGKLVGEIKDKEDCKVCR
- a CDS encoding amidohydrolase, yielding MKKTLLYLFAFSILFSCNPKEKVDAIVINANVYTVNSNFDKVTSFAVKDGTFVAVGSNEEIQEKYMASNIIDAKNKPIYPGFIDAHCHFYGLGLQQQKVDLVGTKSYDEVLQRLVSFQKEKNTNYITGRGWDQNDWEIKEFPTKEKLDSIFPDTPVAIRRIDGHAMLVNQAAIDLAGITSDSKIEGGEFLNKDGELTGVLIDNAMNFINVPKPSKTAQIQALKDAEKTCFDLGLTTVDDAGLNKEVIELIDSLQQAGDLKMRVYAMISNNQKNLDYYLNKGIIKTDRLHVRSVKVYADGALGSRGAALKDEYADKKGHFGALVNSYDNLQELAKRIAASNYQMNTHAIGDSANYVMLKTYHKVLKNKKDRRWRIEHAQIVDANDFDLFKNVLPSIQPTHATSDMYWAEDRVGSERIKGAYAYNDLLQQYGKVALGTDFPVESVNPLYTFYAATIRKDLKGYPANGYQTENALSREDALKGMTIWNAYSNFEENEKGSIEVGKVADFIMLDKDIMTIDGKEIPTTKVLATFVNGEKVK
- a CDS encoding M20/M25/M40 family metallo-hydrolase, whose protein sequence is MKKLLFLLLTSIVFFACKTENKKVVTASKTQIEASYKQDSVEIKKLFNTALTEGKSYEWLRDLTQNIGSRLSGSEGAEKAVVWGEKLMKEVGLDSVWLQPIMVPHWVRGEKEKAHYEFEGKKIIVPICALGGSIATPANGITAEVIEVKNIEEAKNLGDKANGKIVFFNGAFDNTLINTFRAYGGCVAQRFAGAATVGKFGAKGVIVRSMTNGIDDYPHTGSMGYLDIPKEEYIPAAAISSRAAENLSKHLQEKPNLQFYFKQSCKNLPDAPSHNVVGEIKGSEFPDKIMVIGGHLDSWDLGDGAHDDGTGIVQSLEVAYLLKKNNIQPKNTIRIVFFMNEENGLRGATEYARLAKENGELHIGALESDAGGHTPRGFSIDANDKNLQLVKNWKKLLAPYGLHDIAAGGSGADIGPLKDDHVTLVGYRPDSQRYFDYHHAATDTFDKVNKRELELGSASMASIVYLMDKYLYNDETLKH